The following proteins come from a genomic window of Lolium rigidum isolate FL_2022 chromosome 5, APGP_CSIRO_Lrig_0.1, whole genome shotgun sequence:
- the LOC124654954 gene encoding uncharacterized protein LOC124654954, which translates to MPMIIPDEVRAKAEIYTGDAAGQEKTRLMLAETELPSGLLPLKDIIECGYVEETGFVWLKQKKKVDHYFAKAGRYVSYGAEVSAIAEKGRLKKITGVKAKEMLIWITLNEICVDDPPTGKLHCKAIGGLSRSFPVEAFEADVALPVPVTGRLKKKTEAESKNGKKEEEDAVTEEAPEEEKKKSKDAAVAPAVLEEIDLKMKEMNKDAPVQAEAVAAKN; encoded by the coding sequence ATGCCGATGATCATCCCCGACGAGGTCCGCGCCAAGGCGGAGATCTACACGGGCGACGCGGCTGGGCAGGAGAAGACGCGGCTGATGTTGGCGGAGACGGAGCTGCCCAGCGGCCTCCTCCCTCTCAAGGACATCATCGAGTGCGGGTACGTGGAGGAGACGGGGTTCGTGTGGCTGAAGCAGAAGAAGAAGGTGGACCACTACTTCGCCAAGGCCGGGCGCTACGTCTCGTACGGCGCCGAGGTGTCGGCCATCGCCGAGAAGGGCCGGCTGAAGAAGATCACGGGGGTCAAGGCCAAGGAGATGCTCATCTGGATCACCCTCAACGAGATCTGCGTCGACGACCCGCCCACCGGGAAGCTCCACTGCAAGGCCATCGGCGGCCTCTCCCGCAGCTTCCCCGTCGAGGCCTTCGAGGCCGACGTCGCCCTCCCCGTGCCCGTCACCGGGCGCCTCAAGAAGAAAACGGAGGCGGAGAGCAAGAACGGCaagaaagaggaggaggacgcggtgacggaggaggcgccggaggaggagaagaagaagtcgaaGGACGCTGCCGTGGCCCCCGCCGTCCTTGAGGAGATCGACCTGAAGATGAAGGAGATGAACAAGGATGCGCCGGTCCAGGCGGAGGCGGTTGCGGCCAAGAACtag